A single genomic interval of Stieleria maiorica harbors:
- a CDS encoding DUF6690 family protein yields the protein MPSLRLKLTALLAAAAVGPYVATETDVGRKTMSTVRSLFDGAASTADSLSGMAPGISTNEQERTSGYANHSHYEIEKLRQVGSDRYRYDTELARKLGAIPQDPAEEPTLSGYQVKDLREVLRFDIGPDWVVNRFSRVSTVLADLKLKGLRVPVVTGIMADDVAGTLTFYFDHSDRLQRLTFHGFTGDPARFAEIMTAYFGLAREPALEAGAFTKRWNGRPVHFMRLTHAPVVYSNAVHQKYTVFLELNQPDLAYGISEEARKIVISDRHTGRW from the coding sequence ATGCCGTCGCTCCGTTTGAAACTCACCGCCCTCCTGGCCGCCGCCGCGGTCGGTCCCTACGTCGCGACCGAAACCGACGTCGGGCGTAAGACGATGTCCACGGTCCGTTCTCTCTTTGACGGGGCTGCATCGACCGCAGATTCGCTGTCGGGGATGGCGCCGGGAATTTCGACGAACGAACAGGAGCGGACGAGCGGCTATGCCAACCATTCGCACTACGAGATCGAAAAACTGCGTCAGGTCGGCTCCGATCGGTACCGCTACGATACCGAACTGGCACGAAAGTTGGGTGCGATCCCCCAAGATCCAGCTGAGGAACCGACGCTCAGCGGTTACCAAGTGAAAGACCTCCGCGAGGTGTTGCGATTTGATATCGGTCCCGACTGGGTGGTCAACCGATTCTCGCGTGTCAGCACTGTGCTGGCGGATCTAAAACTGAAAGGGTTGCGGGTGCCGGTGGTGACCGGGATCATGGCCGATGATGTGGCGGGAACCCTGACGTTCTATTTCGACCACTCCGATCGATTGCAGCGATTGACCTTTCATGGTTTCACCGGTGACCCGGCAAGATTTGCGGAGATCATGACGGCGTATTTCGGTTTGGCTCGCGAACCGGCGTTGGAGGCCGGCGCGTTTACGAAGCGTTGGAACGGTCGGCCGGTTCATTTCATGCGTCTGACTCACGCGCCGGTCGTCTATAGCAATGCCGTTCACCAAAAGTACACGGTGTTCCTGGAACTGAATCAACCCGACTTGGCGTACGGGATCAGTGAAGAAGCGCGGAAAATCGTGATTTCGGACCGCCACACAGGTCGCTGGTAG
- a CDS encoding AI-2E family transporter, protein MNSEPPETPDGDPDPRDESPSVTASDLQSTCGDANESDLASEAVGVSPRAAALEKLPSLARITSVIMLIAGILVVGLLFYKVMVGFFIPLFMAAALVVIFRPVHEWILKKLRGRRRTAAIATTSVILSIVLLPIILLLTVAIGQLTGLVSRTDLDDLKAAFERGRTRLGLELQHADRFRRLDQLAGMMDQIEQPELVRAQIAESKELIAFLESEVVGASPTGETGEIAKEQLTQFAEIVEQLESVQQSDATADSVAADRIMVEERFHRGSVVASAAIHAWMNAKLGGSFRTEVKLLTNPSEKDLAEAIRAVREYLQPRFVKLSGVTGRVVVQVVIGMLIMVISIYFFFVDGPAMVRTLMRLSPLDDAYELRLLGEFEKTSRAVVLASILSAVVQGFLAAIAFFFCGFESFILLFMVTTVMALIPFLGAASVWVPCAIYLAAVDQSYGSAIFLAIYGAAVVSSIDNVIKAYVLHGHSELHPLVALLSVLGGVPVFGPIGILIGPMVVVFLQTLLEILNHELELRDAPKQESVTSG, encoded by the coding sequence GTGAATTCAGAACCTCCCGAAACCCCCGATGGCGATCCGGATCCGCGGGACGAATCGCCGTCGGTAACGGCGTCCGATTTGCAGTCGACGTGTGGCGATGCGAACGAATCCGACTTGGCTTCCGAAGCGGTCGGGGTTTCGCCGCGGGCGGCTGCGTTGGAAAAACTGCCTTCCTTGGCACGGATCACCTCGGTGATCATGTTGATCGCCGGCATCCTGGTCGTCGGGCTGTTGTTCTACAAGGTCATGGTGGGGTTCTTCATCCCACTGTTCATGGCTGCCGCATTGGTGGTGATCTTTCGGCCGGTGCACGAGTGGATTCTGAAAAAGCTGCGGGGGCGACGACGAACAGCCGCGATCGCGACCACGTCGGTGATCCTGTCGATTGTGCTGCTACCGATCATCCTGCTGTTGACGGTGGCGATCGGTCAATTGACCGGGCTGGTCAGCCGCACGGACCTGGACGATTTGAAGGCCGCGTTCGAACGTGGCCGAACTCGACTGGGGTTGGAACTGCAACACGCCGATCGATTCCGCCGCCTCGATCAACTGGCCGGGATGATGGACCAGATCGAACAGCCCGAATTGGTTCGCGCGCAGATTGCCGAATCCAAGGAGCTGATCGCGTTTCTGGAATCCGAAGTCGTCGGGGCATCACCCACCGGCGAAACCGGCGAGATTGCGAAGGAACAATTGACTCAGTTCGCCGAGATTGTGGAGCAACTGGAGTCGGTCCAACAGTCCGATGCGACCGCTGACAGCGTCGCGGCGGATAGAATCATGGTGGAAGAGCGATTTCACCGCGGATCGGTCGTCGCGTCGGCGGCTATTCACGCCTGGATGAACGCCAAGCTGGGCGGATCGTTCCGCACCGAAGTCAAGTTGCTGACCAACCCCAGTGAAAAGGATTTGGCCGAAGCGATCCGCGCGGTGCGTGAATACCTTCAACCGCGATTCGTCAAGCTGTCCGGAGTGACCGGTCGCGTCGTTGTCCAGGTCGTGATCGGCATGTTGATCATGGTGATCTCCATCTACTTCTTCTTCGTCGATGGCCCGGCGATGGTGCGGACATTGATGCGGCTCAGCCCCCTCGACGACGCATATGAATTGCGTCTGCTAGGTGAGTTTGAAAAGACCAGCCGAGCGGTGGTGTTGGCGAGCATCTTGAGCGCGGTCGTACAGGGCTTTCTCGCCGCAATCGCCTTCTTCTTCTGCGGCTTTGAATCGTTCATTTTGTTGTTCATGGTGACCACCGTGATGGCTTTGATTCCGTTTCTCGGTGCGGCATCGGTGTGGGTGCCGTGCGCCATTTATCTGGCCGCTGTCGATCAAAGCTATGGATCCGCGATCTTCCTGGCCATCTACGGCGCCGCCGTCGTTTCGTCGATCGACAACGTGATCAAAGCTTACGTGCTGCACGGCCACTCCGAACTGCATCCCCTGGTCGCGCTGCTAAGCGTCCTGGGCGGCGTCCCCGTCTTTGGCCCCATCGGAATCCTGATCGGCCCGATGGTCGTCGTCTTCTTGCAAACGCTGCTGGAAATTTTGAACCACGAACTGGAACTGCGCGACGCGCCCAAACAAGAATCGGTCACTTCTGGTTGA
- a CDS encoding carboxypeptidase M32 → MPFNESQFESVCSTARQAAIFQSAADALEWDERTGMPLAAGGYRAQQVSTLRSSAHQLRTDDVYGDALQTLLDQIGDLDPHSDQAATVRGLHRDFVRDKKLPIDLVTRLSVATVRGQQVWDDARKRDSFDAFQPALDEIIRLKRDAGARMAEGTSHSVYEALLDEYEPDAQVDQLNPVFSELKQQLSELIVAVTDSPQQPNITPLQRDFAISSQREFSRNVAGWVGFDFARGRLDETSHPFCTTLGPNDCRILTRYESNWLPSGLFGTLHEAGHGMYEQGLRSDWFGLPPGNFVSLGIHESQSRLWENQVGRSRPFWEWLYPKAVGAFPEQLSSTELDEFYFAINQVRPSLIRVEADEATYNLHILIRFELEQALINDELSTSDLPDAWNRQYKECLGITPPSNADGVLQDVHWSAGLFGYFPTYTLGNLAAAQLFDAASDALGNLDTMLSRGEFAPLLEWLRDNVHRHGRCYSGSELVENATGSPLSSTHLMRYLENKLRPLYGI, encoded by the coding sequence ATGCCTTTCAACGAATCCCAATTCGAATCCGTCTGCTCCACCGCGCGTCAAGCGGCGATTTTCCAATCCGCCGCCGACGCATTGGAATGGGACGAGCGGACCGGCATGCCACTGGCCGCCGGTGGGTATCGCGCCCAGCAGGTCAGCACACTTCGGTCGTCGGCGCACCAGCTGCGCACCGACGACGTGTATGGCGATGCGTTGCAAACGCTGTTGGATCAGATCGGCGATCTGGATCCGCATTCCGATCAAGCGGCCACGGTTCGTGGACTCCATCGTGATTTCGTGCGTGACAAGAAACTGCCGATTGACCTGGTCACTCGATTGAGTGTCGCGACGGTGCGAGGGCAGCAGGTCTGGGACGATGCCCGGAAACGGGATTCGTTTGATGCGTTTCAGCCGGCGCTCGACGAGATCATTCGACTCAAACGCGATGCCGGTGCGCGGATGGCCGAAGGGACCTCGCACAGTGTTTACGAGGCGTTGTTGGACGAATACGAACCGGATGCTCAAGTCGACCAGCTCAACCCGGTCTTTAGCGAACTGAAACAACAGCTCAGCGAGTTGATTGTGGCGGTGACCGATTCGCCCCAACAACCCAACATCACGCCGCTGCAACGTGATTTCGCGATTTCGTCGCAACGGGAATTCAGCCGCAATGTCGCCGGATGGGTCGGCTTTGATTTCGCACGCGGCCGCTTGGACGAAACCAGCCATCCGTTCTGCACGACCTTGGGGCCGAACGACTGCCGCATCCTGACGCGTTATGAATCCAATTGGCTGCCCAGTGGATTGTTCGGGACGCTGCACGAAGCCGGTCATGGGATGTACGAACAGGGGCTTCGATCCGATTGGTTTGGGTTACCACCGGGCAACTTTGTTTCGTTGGGGATTCATGAATCGCAATCGCGGTTGTGGGAAAATCAAGTCGGACGCAGCCGTCCGTTTTGGGAGTGGTTGTACCCGAAAGCGGTTGGTGCGTTTCCGGAACAATTGTCGTCAACAGAGCTGGATGAGTTCTACTTTGCGATCAATCAAGTCCGTCCGAGTCTGATCCGAGTCGAAGCGGACGAAGCGACGTACAACCTGCACATCTTGATTCGATTTGAGCTGGAACAAGCGCTGATCAATGACGAGTTGTCGACCAGCGATCTGCCGGATGCGTGGAACCGGCAATACAAGGAATGCTTGGGGATCACGCCGCCATCGAATGCCGATGGGGTCCTGCAGGATGTGCACTGGAGCGCCGGCTTGTTCGGCTACTTCCCGACGTACACGCTGGGCAACCTGGCCGCCGCACAGCTATTCGATGCCGCCTCCGACGCCCTGGGGAATCTAGACACGATGCTGTCGCGTGGCGAATTCGCGCCTTTGCTGGAATGGTTGCGTGACAACGTGCATCGCCACGGGCGATGTTACAGCGGCTCCGAGTTGGTCGAAAACGCAACCGGCAGCCCGCTCTCGTCAACGCACCTGATGCGGTATCTGGAAAACAAACTTCGCCCGCTCTACGGAATCTAA
- the hemP gene encoding hemin uptake protein HemP yields the protein MKTRLSKDAHAAANGLACYLQKLLRSGLNNGKCNRTPGGAKAHPLDKIVMLCFREFGSHRKNGGKKFSQRMLTKSKNAGLLLRLTRNNVAAQRLTPPFLAYPMSSNSADKPDSSLSELAGANLENSLRKIVRFVDLARCGDEVWIEYEGKLYRLQSTRQGKLVLTK from the coding sequence GTGAAAACGCGTCTCTCCAAAGACGCCCACGCGGCGGCGAATGGCCTGGCTTGCTACCTGCAAAAGCTATTGAGATCAGGTCTCAACAACGGAAAATGTAATCGGACTCCAGGCGGTGCGAAAGCCCATCCTTTGGACAAAATTGTCATGCTCTGTTTCCGGGAATTCGGATCGCACCGCAAAAATGGGGGTAAAAAGTTTTCGCAGCGAATGTTGACAAAAAGTAAAAATGCGGGTTTGTTATTGAGACTGACTCGCAACAATGTTGCCGCGCAGCGACTCACCCCCCCGTTTTTGGCCTACCCGATGTCTTCCAATTCTGCCGACAAACCAGACTCCAGCCTGTCCGAGCTGGCCGGAGCCAATTTGGAGAATTCGCTCCGGAAGATTGTGCGTTTTGTGGACTTGGCACGCTGTGGGGATGAAGTTTGGATCGAATACGAGGGCAAGCTGTATCGTTTGCAGAGCACCCGACAGGGCAAGCTGGTGCTGACCAAGTGA
- a CDS encoding DUF1559 domain-containing protein, which translates to MHWCQRVFLPVAIGIASIATASVARAAIFTPGDAVPDVNGEVFTWSESQANSSFVFWDTFDGFAGSTLPGFLPAGTSPTANDSFGDGGPISSLTFESNQSLASSGNAYGGLFGPGDSSSFLTDAFATVRSGTSGGGFTRIVAQFETLGSELDYSSVLLSASAATAGTIAPSFVIETARVSLGGTFGGEGVSFLALWDLNSSQPEYRFDFNAQSTSMSLDRFRVDTFTQSTPFVTPSAVPEPGSLAVLGMVAGGLVLRRRRRTSRRGVSGSVSPSGNVLTRSSRHAFTLVELLVVIAIIGIMVGLLLPGVQAAREAARRMSCSNNLKQIGLAMHNYDNVNGCLPPSAMGIRVGGTSQRPVHRAGLTAFVAILPHVEEDALFAEFDLNADAWAAQNETPAKKTPEVYLCPSMSLPDSGGPANGYSSYAISTGTKKYRNQMHNGAIVDAMNVFQSERVLAGISEALSWLSWVDVDDISNADGTSNTLLAGEFGVQVRETSSLPFPYPGSGGQSAGKWAISYPYHSTASTFGSFNAKTISLFDIPSYESFRGPHAAGVQFVLSDGSVRFLTESVDAVTLHRLTSRNDGEVLDKAPW; encoded by the coding sequence GTGCATTGGTGTCAGCGTGTTTTCTTGCCGGTCGCCATCGGCATTGCGTCGATCGCAACCGCGTCGGTTGCCCGAGCAGCCATCTTTACTCCCGGCGATGCGGTGCCGGATGTCAACGGCGAAGTTTTCACTTGGTCCGAATCCCAGGCCAACAGCAGTTTCGTGTTTTGGGACACGTTCGATGGATTCGCAGGCAGTACCCTGCCCGGGTTTCTTCCTGCGGGCACATCGCCGACGGCCAATGACAGCTTTGGCGATGGTGGACCGATCAGTTCGCTGACGTTTGAATCCAATCAATCGTTGGCGTCCAGCGGGAACGCCTATGGAGGCTTGTTCGGCCCCGGAGACAGTTCCAGCTTTCTGACCGATGCCTTCGCGACCGTCCGTTCGGGGACCTCCGGCGGCGGGTTCACGCGGATCGTCGCCCAGTTTGAAACCTTGGGATCCGAACTCGATTACTCATCAGTCTTGCTGAGCGCTTCGGCGGCGACCGCTGGAACGATCGCGCCGAGTTTCGTGATCGAAACCGCCCGCGTCTCTTTAGGCGGAACCTTCGGCGGTGAAGGCGTCAGCTTTCTCGCACTGTGGGACTTGAATTCGTCACAACCGGAGTATCGATTTGATTTCAACGCGCAATCCACCAGCATGTCGCTGGACCGGTTTCGCGTCGACACGTTCACACAAAGCACGCCCTTCGTCACACCCTCCGCAGTGCCTGAACCGGGAAGTTTGGCTGTGTTGGGCATGGTTGCCGGAGGTCTGGTCCTTCGACGTCGACGGCGTACAAGTCGTCGTGGAGTCAGCGGATCGGTTTCCCCTTCAGGAAACGTCTTGACGCGATCGTCCCGCCATGCATTCACGCTCGTGGAGCTGCTGGTTGTGATCGCGATCATCGGAATCATGGTCGGTTTATTATTGCCCGGTGTCCAAGCGGCACGGGAAGCGGCGCGACGGATGTCGTGCAGCAATAATTTGAAACAAATCGGATTGGCGATGCACAACTACGACAACGTCAACGGTTGTTTGCCGCCGAGTGCGATGGGGATTCGCGTCGGCGGGACCAGCCAACGCCCAGTCCACCGGGCAGGATTGACAGCGTTCGTTGCGATTTTGCCCCATGTGGAAGAAGACGCCTTGTTCGCGGAGTTTGATCTGAATGCCGATGCGTGGGCGGCGCAAAACGAAACGCCGGCCAAGAAAACGCCGGAAGTCTATTTGTGCCCATCGATGTCGTTGCCCGATAGCGGCGGCCCCGCCAATGGATACTCCAGCTATGCGATTTCCACCGGTACAAAAAAGTATCGCAATCAAATGCACAATGGTGCCATTGTGGACGCGATGAACGTGTTTCAAAGCGAACGCGTGTTGGCGGGAATCTCCGAGGCATTGTCTTGGTTGTCCTGGGTTGATGTGGACGACATCTCCAATGCCGACGGAACGTCGAACACGCTGTTGGCCGGTGAGTTTGGTGTCCAGGTTCGAGAAACGTCTTCACTGCCGTTTCCCTATCCGGGATCCGGCGGCCAGAGCGCGGGCAAATGGGCGATCAGTTACCCCTATCATTCCACCGCATCAACGTTCGGCAGTTTCAATGCCAAGACGATTTCGCTGTTCGACATCCCGTCTTACGAATCATTTCGCGGCCCGCATGCAGCCGGCGTTCAGTTCGTTTTGAGCGACGGCAGCGTGCGTTTCTTGACCGAATCGGTCGATGCGGTCACCTTGCATCGATTGACCAGTCGCAATGATGGCGAAGTACTGGACAAGGCTCCCTGGTGA
- a CDS encoding Kelch repeat-containing protein, whose amino-acid sequence MKSIPMKPLSLIRRTVFLQAAAIASCLLISPTAKAHMAWLATDDQGHAILWFGESPQDRTYHMPAPIAGIKLSGGPKSITTEAVDTETLIGIRSINPLNAADEIAGHVTYGVYHGTKLTYHVEHLPLRAPKQWPVEPRSDAPLQSIVTLSSGGGLQVTIVANGKPAEDVQVKLLGAHGEEKASAKTDIAGIVTFKHDVVQPGLNAIVAGMTDEHGSGTLDGNKYNSTTDYLTATFRIPGEVPAAKPAEKQPQRPDMETDRSASIVPSELPELPEELTSFGAAIAGNTLYVYGGHTGNAHSYSTEEQSDRFWGLDLSKGKAGSWKQLPGGPSLQGLALVAYKNRLIRIGGFTAVNGLGEEHDLRSQASVTEYNPETETWTDLPELPEARSSLDAAVLGDHVYVFGGWRLDGQSSESQWHQTAWSLDLSQPEAAWQPVKTPPFKRRAITVAAHDEKLFVIGGMNSDGKPTTRVDVYDPEQQTWSEAPSLPGSGMAGFGAASFATGGKLYVSTMDGLLHRLSGDGQRWETIAKGPLARFFHRMLPTGENTLLMVGGANMQIGKFTRIDQIQIH is encoded by the coding sequence ATGAAGTCCATCCCAATGAAACCTCTGTCGTTGATCCGTCGCACCGTCTTTCTTCAAGCAGCCGCCATCGCGTCCTGCTTACTCATTTCCCCGACCGCCAAAGCGCACATGGCCTGGCTGGCGACCGATGACCAAGGACATGCAATCCTGTGGTTTGGCGAATCGCCGCAAGACCGCACGTACCACATGCCCGCCCCCATCGCAGGGATCAAATTGTCCGGCGGCCCCAAGAGCATCACGACGGAAGCGGTCGACACCGAGACGCTGATCGGAATCCGCAGCATCAACCCGCTAAACGCGGCCGATGAGATCGCCGGTCACGTCACCTATGGTGTGTATCACGGGACAAAACTGACGTATCACGTCGAACATTTACCCCTGCGGGCGCCGAAACAATGGCCAGTTGAACCGCGATCCGACGCACCATTGCAATCAATCGTTACCCTGTCATCCGGCGGCGGTTTACAGGTCACGATTGTTGCCAATGGTAAACCCGCCGAAGACGTCCAAGTGAAACTCTTGGGCGCCCACGGCGAAGAAAAAGCATCCGCCAAGACGGATATCGCGGGGATCGTGACGTTCAAACACGATGTCGTCCAGCCCGGACTGAATGCAATCGTCGCCGGCATGACTGACGAACACGGAAGCGGAACACTTGACGGCAACAAATACAACAGCACTACCGATTACCTGACGGCGACCTTCCGAATCCCCGGAGAAGTCCCCGCCGCGAAGCCTGCCGAAAAACAACCCCAACGCCCCGACATGGAAACCGATCGCAGCGCATCGATCGTTCCGTCCGAGCTGCCGGAGCTGCCCGAAGAGCTGACCAGTTTTGGTGCGGCGATCGCCGGTAACACGCTTTACGTCTACGGTGGCCACACCGGCAACGCCCACTCCTATTCGACAGAAGAACAGTCTGATCGGTTTTGGGGCTTGGACCTGTCCAAGGGAAAAGCCGGATCGTGGAAGCAGTTGCCCGGTGGCCCATCGCTTCAAGGTCTGGCCTTGGTCGCTTATAAGAACCGTCTGATTCGGATCGGAGGATTCACGGCGGTCAACGGCCTGGGCGAAGAGCATGACTTGCGCTCACAAGCCTCCGTCACCGAGTACAACCCCGAAACCGAGACGTGGACGGATTTGCCGGAACTGCCCGAAGCCCGTTCTTCGCTGGACGCGGCCGTCCTGGGGGACCACGTTTACGTATTCGGCGGTTGGCGTCTGGATGGACAGAGCAGCGAGAGTCAATGGCATCAGACCGCATGGTCGCTTGACTTGAGTCAGCCCGAAGCCGCGTGGCAGCCGGTCAAAACGCCACCGTTCAAACGCCGAGCCATCACCGTAGCCGCGCACGACGAAAAACTTTTCGTCATCGGCGGGATGAATTCCGATGGGAAACCCACCACGCGTGTCGACGTCTATGATCCCGAGCAACAAACCTGGAGCGAGGCGCCGTCGCTGCCGGGCAGCGGGATGGCGGGTTTCGGGGCAGCCTCGTTTGCAACCGGCGGCAAGCTCTACGTCAGCACCATGGACGGATTGCTGCACCGACTGTCCGGCGATGGTCAACGTTGGGAAACGATTGCCAAAGGCCCGCTGGCACGGTTCTTTCACCGCATGTTGCCGACCGGCGAGAACACGCTGCTGATGGTCGGGGGAGCGAACATGCAGATCGGAAAGTTCACCCGCATCGATCAGATTCAAATTCACTAG
- a CDS encoding DUF3124 domain-containing protein — MSNRITEEQAEKISRQIKLLIFLLVVVPIVLIVIFVEFRLRSMAAKTPYQSPSLRDEARMEVDTLPWHPVQGQRLYVPAYSHVYHQKGEPYPLTVTLNIRNTDVDNEIAVTSVRYFDTAGKELRSLLKKTLRLSPLAATEFVIARDDKAGGAGASFIVEWQAGTKVTQPVVETVMVDTTNTQGLSFISPAVVLSEGVNDPGRAASTAE; from the coding sequence GTGTCCAACCGAATCACCGAAGAGCAAGCGGAAAAGATTTCGCGGCAGATCAAGCTGCTGATTTTTCTGTTGGTCGTGGTGCCGATCGTTTTGATCGTGATCTTTGTCGAGTTTCGGTTACGCTCGATGGCCGCCAAGACCCCCTACCAATCGCCCAGCTTGCGTGATGAAGCTCGGATGGAGGTGGACACATTGCCCTGGCACCCGGTCCAAGGACAACGGCTTTACGTTCCGGCTTATTCGCACGTCTACCATCAAAAAGGGGAACCGTATCCGCTGACGGTGACGTTGAACATCCGCAACACGGATGTCGACAACGAGATCGCGGTCACCTCAGTTCGCTACTTCGACACCGCCGGGAAAGAACTGCGGTCGCTGCTGAAAAAAACCTTGCGACTGAGTCCCTTGGCGGCGACCGAGTTCGTGATCGCCCGCGATGACAAGGCCGGTGGGGCAGGGGCAAGTTTTATCGTCGAGTGGCAGGCCGGGACCAAGGTCACGCAGCCGGTGGTCGAAACCGTGATGGTCGACACCACCAACACGCAAGGCCTGTCGTTCATCTCGCCGGCGGTGGTACTTAGCGAAGGCGTCAACGATCCAGGCCGAGCGGCTTCTACTGCCGAATAA
- a CDS encoding DUF4198 domain-containing protein: protein MLTFPRFLAPLCLLIVPCLGSAHDVWLQTDSPIVRTGENVQVDLRLGNHGNHHRDFKLAGRVTVDWVSLDHRAPDGTRNDLRKQLFATASAEKEGYWTTPIAVSQPGVHCVVQSLQRVMNHGRPVRSVRTAKTYFLVADSLDSASVDQPIHSQPDGLPFELVLQSCPISETVVGRPITVVVLHHGKPLPDVVVSFIPEGQELSGEFDPEYEVRADDRGEANFVPDVGRRYLIVAHHKAEDERTDEYDYTSYASTITVHVANQTPWAMGN, encoded by the coding sequence ATGTTAACTTTTCCACGTTTCCTCGCTCCCCTTTGTCTGTTGATCGTTCCGTGCCTTGGCTCCGCCCACGACGTCTGGCTTCAAACCGATTCGCCGATCGTTCGAACCGGTGAAAACGTCCAGGTGGATCTGCGTTTGGGCAATCACGGGAATCACCACCGCGATTTCAAGCTGGCCGGTCGGGTCACGGTGGACTGGGTTTCGCTCGACCACCGGGCGCCCGATGGCACACGCAATGATCTACGAAAGCAGCTGTTCGCGACGGCGTCGGCGGAGAAGGAGGGTTACTGGACAACCCCAATCGCCGTGTCGCAACCGGGCGTCCATTGTGTCGTTCAATCGCTTCAGCGGGTGATGAATCACGGCCGGCCCGTTCGCAGCGTCCGAACCGCCAAGACATACTTTCTGGTCGCCGATTCGCTGGATTCGGCGTCCGTCGACCAACCAATTCACTCGCAGCCTGATGGACTGCCCTTTGAATTAGTGTTACAGAGCTGTCCGATCAGTGAAACCGTCGTCGGACGGCCGATCACCGTCGTGGTGCTGCACCATGGCAAGCCGTTGCCGGACGTCGTGGTCAGCTTTATCCCCGAAGGCCAAGAGCTGTCGGGCGAATTTGACCCGGAATACGAAGTCCGTGCCGATGACCGGGGCGAAGCGAATTTCGTTCCCGACGTCGGACGCCGCTACTTGATCGTCGCCCACCACAAGGCCGAAGATGAACGAACCGACGAATACGACTACACCAGCTACGCATCCACGATCACCGTTCACGTTGCGAATCAAACGCCTTGGGCGATGGGGAACTAG
- a CDS encoding DUF1559 family PulG-like putative transporter, producing MPCNVHTLASIATSKCRPLTCRHRPTRLRHAFTLVELLVVIAIIGILVGLLLPAVQAAREAARRMQCSNNLKQITLAMHNYESAFRKLPANYTNGSSTAGNFSVFAQMAPHYEQGNMLDMIHFDRPLHVGCCPGQLVAPHDDAAASAIATLACPSENFDRTFFVTSLSGRGPTQTYSGTNYAMNSGTGVGTLYDTRVATDGVLWINAKIGFEAVLDGLSHTAAFSEHLLGVPEQSPAEPTVDVMRRRTMMNVRCDFISRSMPPTEPGMRGYVLPQDPRELETDTRASGLHRGWSGQRGAGWINGREYWTSYTHYHPPQSGIPDMQSCGWGVFGARSNHPGGVHVARCDGSVDFINESIQLDVWRALGTRNGQEVSPSF from the coding sequence ATCCCCTGTAATGTCCACACTCTGGCGAGCATCGCGACGTCAAAGTGCCGTCCTTTAACTTGCCGCCATCGGCCGACCAGGCTTCGCCACGCGTTCACGCTGGTTGAATTGCTGGTCGTCATCGCGATCATCGGCATTCTGGTCGGTCTGCTGTTGCCGGCTGTCCAAGCGGCCCGCGAAGCGGCGCGGCGGATGCAATGCAGCAACAACCTGAAACAGATCACGCTGGCGATGCACAATTATGAAAGTGCGTTCCGCAAACTGCCGGCAAACTACACCAATGGATCGAGCACGGCCGGCAATTTTTCTGTGTTCGCCCAGATGGCGCCGCACTATGAACAAGGCAACATGCTGGACATGATCCATTTCGATCGTCCTTTGCACGTGGGTTGCTGTCCGGGGCAATTGGTGGCACCACATGACGACGCGGCGGCATCCGCGATTGCGACCTTGGCGTGTCCCAGTGAGAACTTTGATCGCACGTTCTTTGTGACATCGCTTTCCGGTCGCGGTCCCACGCAAACCTATTCCGGTACCAATTATGCGATGAACAGCGGCACGGGGGTGGGGACGCTGTACGACACACGTGTCGCCACCGATGGAGTGCTTTGGATCAACGCCAAGATCGGATTTGAGGCTGTGTTGGATGGGCTCAGTCACACGGCGGCGTTTTCCGAGCATTTACTCGGGGTGCCGGAACAGTCGCCGGCCGAACCGACGGTCGACGTGATGCGGAGACGAACGATGATGAACGTTCGCTGTGACTTCATCAGCCGCTCCATGCCGCCGACCGAGCCCGGGATGCGAGGGTATGTCTTGCCGCAAGACCCGCGAGAGCTGGAAACTGACACGCGCGCCAGTGGCCTGCATCGCGGTTGGTCCGGCCAACGCGGGGCGGGCTGGATCAATGGCCGCGAGTACTGGACCAGCTATACCCACTACCATCCTCCCCAAAGCGGCATCCCGGATATGCAATCGTGTGGCTGGGGCGTCTTCGGAGCCCGCAGCAATCACCCCGGCGGCGTCCATGTGGCCCGCTGCGACGGGTCGGTGGACTTCATCAACGAAAGCATTCAATTGGATGTCTGGCGCGCCTTGGGGACCCGCAACGGCCAAGAAGTGTCCCCTTCGTTTTAA